One region of Pogona vitticeps strain Pit_001003342236 chromosome 1, PviZW2.1, whole genome shotgun sequence genomic DNA includes:
- the LOC110078705 gene encoding uncharacterized protein LOC110078705 isoform X4, translating into MLKILTKKLRNQSLNEIQPFQVKISYPPSDEDGSDDSEGENQELAQIDRERRRNCTLMPLANNQLQNQENQCCKVRAHYPPGLDHHSSEEELECINREFAAEKRKWSQVNRLACCGDSYNTSSSDEEVKNLCSMSFRPVVDAAENLHASPSPVLFSASPPKRLHPLVRSPVSRPLIFTSVSASFEQAMPCKRHRQGYGDKIARPSLDLEKMQQVQAPLVGYIKHFGNNIFAHLIGLQRVDMLLLSSLLPQALLIHVSLLGVLHIF; encoded by the exons ATTTCCTATCCCCCAAGTGATGAGGATGGGAGTGATGATTCTGAAGGAGAGAACCAGGAACTGGCTCAGATTGACAGAG AAAGAAGACGGAATTGCACCTTAATGCCCTTGGCGAACAACCAGCTGCAGAATCAAGAAAATCAGTGCTGCAAAGTACGGGCTCATTATCCTCCTGGGCTGGACCACCATAGCTCTGAAGAAGAGCTGGAATGCATCAACCGTGAATTTGCCGCCGAGAAACGCAAGTGGTCGCAAGTCAACAGACTGGCTTGCTGTGGTGATAGCTACAACACCTCCTCTAGCGATGAGGAAGTAAAGAACTTGTGCAGCATGTCCTTCCGGCCTGTGGTGGATGCAGCAGAGAACTTGCATGCCAGCCCCAGTCCGGTGCTCTTTAGTGCCTCTCCTCCCAAGAGACTCCATCCCTTAGTACGGTCTCCAGTCTCTCGGCCTCTCATATTCACCAGCGTCAGTGCCAGCTTTGAGCAAGCAATGCCATGCAAGCGACACCGGCAAGGCTATGGAGACAAGATTGCTCGGCCCAGCCTAGACCTAGAAAAAATGCAACAG GTGCAAGCCCCACTTGTTGGATATATTAAGCATTttggaaataatatttttgcTCATCTTATTGGGCTGCAGAGAGTTGATAtgcttctgctttcttctctcttGCCACAAGCATTACTCATCCATGTGTCGCTCTTGGGAGTACTCCACATCTTCTGA